A segment of the Actinomycetota bacterium genome:
GCCAAGGCGGCCGGCCTGGAACTCACCCCCTGTTTCGGAGTCGGCAACGATCCCGGGGCGGCGGCACGCGAGTACGCGGTGCGCAACGGCTCCGACCTTCTCGAGTGCTCGTTCGGGGCGCGGGAACGCTATCTCTGGGTGACGGTGCGCGTCTCGCGCCGGGTCGAACTCCTGGTCATGGGGAACAGGGAGGCGGCGGTCACTGCCACCGCCCGCTGCTACCTCGACCTGGCTCCCCCTTAGGGGGCCTCATGCGTGACCGTGTGTCACGTAGCCCGGGACGATGACCCCCGATGTCAGGGTCGTGGATACCCCCCCTCCCGGGCAGGTCGAGGGCTCCCCGAGGGGAGCGCAGGGGGCGGGGCCCCCGGGAGAAATCGAACGCGTTTTGGCCATGGGGTGCCGTGTCCGGGTCTAAACGAGCCATGGGGTGGGTTCAATAGATGAAAAAAGGAAAAGTCTCTATCAGCCAGGCCGAGCCTTCTTTGACCAGCCCCACACGGGCGGTCTCGGATTCCAGGTTCCCCCTGGTGCCGAACTCAACGGTGACGTCGATCTCCACGCTGCCGTCCTCCACCTTCAGGTCCTCGGCGTTGAAGTCGAAGGAGCGGGCGGTCCCGAAGATGCCGGAGAACTCCGCCGGGGTCCAGGGCTCGTCCAGGTGGCGCTTCTCCTTATAGGCGGGGCTCAGGTG
Coding sequences within it:
- a CDS encoding pilus assembly protein TadG-related protein, with translation MRKGLARDEHAGASVVAAALMLVMLLVGVVLHDVAALYTARGRAQTAADAAAKAAGLELTPCFGVGNDPGAAAREYAVRNGSDLLECSFGARERYLWVTVRVSRRVELLVMGNREAAVTATARCYLDLAPP